In Chryseobacterium camelliae, one DNA window encodes the following:
- a CDS encoding DegT/DnrJ/EryC1/StrS family aminotransferase, with protein sequence MKKIQMVDLQSQYYKIKNDVDNAVLNVMDSAAFINGPEVKSFQNELESYLDVKHVIPCGNGTDALQIALMALDLKEGDEVITADFTFAATVEVIHLLKLKSVLVDVDYDTFTISTEQIRKAITPKTKAIIPVHLFGQCADMEEIMKIAKEHNLYVIEDNAQAIGAEYTLADGSVKKSGTIGTLGTTSFFPSKNLGCYGDGGAIFTNDDELAHRLRGIVNHGMYERYYHDEVGVNSRLDSIQAAILRKKLPHLDTYNEARRKAAEYYDEAFAGHEHILTPKRAENSSHVFHQYTLRVLNGQRNELQKFLAEKDIPAMIYYPVALRKQKAYFQDSNDVDFKNTDQLLDQVISLPMHTELDDEQLKFITDAVLEFMK encoded by the coding sequence ATGAAAAAGATTCAGATGGTCGACTTACAGAGTCAGTATTACAAAATAAAAAATGATGTAGATAATGCGGTTTTAAATGTAATGGATTCAGCGGCTTTCATCAATGGCCCTGAGGTAAAGTCTTTCCAGAATGAATTGGAATCTTATCTTGATGTAAAACACGTTATTCCCTGCGGTAATGGGACAGATGCCCTTCAGATTGCCCTTATGGCACTGGATCTGAAAGAAGGGGACGAGGTGATCACAGCCGATTTTACGTTTGCCGCTACCGTTGAAGTTATTCACCTGCTAAAGCTTAAGTCGGTACTGGTAGATGTGGATTATGATACTTTTACCATTTCAACGGAACAGATCAGAAAAGCCATTACCCCAAAAACAAAAGCCATTATTCCTGTACACCTTTTCGGACAATGTGCCGATATGGAAGAAATAATGAAGATTGCCAAGGAACATAACCTTTATGTTATTGAAGACAACGCACAGGCAATTGGTGCAGAATATACTTTAGCAGACGGCTCTGTGAAGAAATCCGGAACAATAGGTACCTTAGGTACGACATCTTTCTTCCCGTCTAAAAACCTGGGCTGTTACGGGGACGGAGGAGCTATATTTACCAATGATGATGAATTGGCACACCGTTTACGCGGAATTGTAAACCATGGGATGTATGAACGTTATTACCATGATGAAGTGGGGGTAAACTCACGTCTGGATAGTATTCAGGCAGCTATTCTGAGAAAAAAGCTTCCTCACCTGGATACTTATAATGAAGCCAGAAGAAAGGCCGCAGAATATTATGACGAAGCATTTGCAGGTCATGAACATATCCTCACTCCCAAAAGAGCGGAAAATTCCAGCCATGTTTTCCACCAGTATACCTTAAGGGTCCTTAACGGGCAGCGCAATGAACTGCAGAAATTCCTTGCTGAAAAAGATATCCCGGCCATGATCTACTATCCGGTAGCTTTGAGAAAGCAGAAGGCTTACTTCCAGGATAGTAATGATGTTGATTTTAAGAATACAGACCAGCTCCTGGATCAGGTAATTTCCCTTCCGATGCATACGGAACTGGACGACGAACAGCTGAAGTTTATTACAGATGCTGTGCTGGAATTCATGAAATAA
- the galE gene encoding UDP-glucose 4-epimerase GalE — protein MAILVTGGLGYIGSHTVVELLHNGFEVVIVDDLSNSEKFILHNIEEITGKRPVFYPFDLKRKELLAQVFDAHKIDGCINFAAFKAVGESQEKPVDYYENNLFSLINILQEFKSRNISNFIFSSSCTVYGQADVMPIDENTPLKLPESVYGKTKQMGEEILADFAKAYRRKISLLRYFNPIGAHPSALLGELPVGIPNNLVPYVTQTAAGIREKLSIWGNDYDTHDGTAVRDYIYVVDLAKAHVAALKKLMGHPEGETIIDIYNLGTGKGSSVLEVVEAFEAANNVKVPYQICNRREGDIVVAYANADKAAQELGWKSETTLEEALRTVWEWQKYLASRN, from the coding sequence ATGGCAATACTTGTAACAGGAGGTTTGGGATACATCGGCTCCCACACGGTAGTGGAACTTCTACATAACGGTTTTGAAGTCGTTATAGTGGACGATTTATCCAATTCTGAAAAATTTATATTACATAATATCGAGGAGATTACGGGAAAGAGGCCTGTATTTTATCCTTTTGACCTGAAAAGAAAGGAACTTCTTGCACAGGTTTTTGACGCACACAAGATAGATGGATGCATCAATTTTGCTGCATTTAAGGCTGTGGGTGAAAGCCAGGAAAAACCGGTAGACTATTATGAGAACAATTTATTTTCGCTCATCAATATTTTACAGGAATTTAAAAGCAGAAATATCTCCAACTTCATTTTCAGTTCATCATGTACGGTTTATGGTCAGGCAGATGTGATGCCGATAGATGAAAACACACCCCTGAAACTACCGGAAAGTGTTTACGGAAAAACAAAGCAGATGGGAGAGGAGATACTGGCGGATTTTGCTAAAGCTTACCGGAGAAAAATCTCTTTATTGCGATATTTTAACCCCATTGGCGCACACCCTTCAGCTTTATTAGGCGAACTTCCTGTAGGTATACCGAATAATCTGGTTCCTTACGTGACTCAGACGGCTGCAGGAATCAGAGAGAAGCTGAGCATCTGGGGAAATGATTATGATACGCATGACGGTACGGCTGTTCGTGATTATATTTATGTTGTAGATCTTGCCAAAGCCCATGTGGCTGCCCTTAAAAAATTAATGGGACATCCTGAAGGGGAAACTATCATTGATATCTACAATCTTGGAACGGGTAAAGGATCATCTGTACTGGAAGTTGTAGAAGCTTTTGAAGCGGCCAATAATGTTAAAGTGCCTTATCAGATCTGTAACAGGAGAGAGGGAGACATTGTGGTAGCCTATGCCAATGCAGATAAAGCGGCACAGGAATTGGGATGGAAGTCGGAAACTACCCTTGAGGAAGCTCTGAGGACAGTATGGGAATGGCAGAAGTACCTGGCTTCAAGAAACTAA
- a CDS encoding adenylyltransferase/cytidyltransferase family protein → MKTHKIGITFSSFDLLHAGHIKMLEEAKTVCDYLIVGLQIDPSHDRPNKNKPTQTIVERYIQLKAVNAVDEIIPYYTEEDLLDILKSFVIDVRIIGDDYMDRDFTGKKYCEEKGIEIYYNKRDHRFSSSDLRRRIFEAEKNKVSEKEVAETAK, encoded by the coding sequence ATGAAAACACATAAAATAGGTATTACGTTCTCCTCATTTGATTTGCTGCATGCAGGGCACATTAAAATGCTTGAAGAAGCCAAAACCGTTTGTGATTACCTTATTGTAGGTTTACAGATCGATCCTTCCCACGACCGTCCCAACAAAAATAAGCCTACGCAGACCATTGTAGAAAGATACATTCAGCTGAAAGCTGTCAACGCTGTGGACGAAATCATCCCTTATTATACTGAAGAAGATCTTCTGGATATCCTGAAATCGTTTGTGATTGATGTAAGGATTATTGGGGACGATTATATGGACAGGGATTTTACAGGTAAGAAATACTGCGAAGAAAAAGGAATCGAGATCTATTACAATAAAAGAGACCACCGGTTTTCATCCAGCGACCTGAGAAGAAGAATCTTTGAAGCTGAAAAGAATAAAGTCAGCGAGAAAGAAGTAGCAGAAACTGCTAAATAA
- a CDS encoding TonB-dependent receptor domain-containing protein encodes MNQTEIINIFTKKTLGLTFVLSAAALAFAQEKVGISGTVVNKNNQPVPYASVTFSNKANKLLSDATLTDEKGQYTLELTPGNYDISIEAIDYKKAVVNKQIAAAGNIGAFSIEPEASATNLKTQDIQAVVITAPSTKPYKVELDKRTYDPSQDIVSRGGNLQDVLSNVPSVSVDTDGTVSMRGSSNVKFLINGKPSALLGIDDGANALQSIPADQIERIEVITNPSSKFEASGTAGILNIILKKNKKMGFNGSVTGTLGYLPQTNMNTNLSWRKGKFTWFLNGGGGYRESKNTNRNTNWFNNAVAATDETYTDQESITKSKSNNYNASGGLTFDITDRTSVNASGTVRTFDSENDGRINYLYQYLNTPDAFRQRLNTGSNNNLAFQGDFGLDHKFDDKGQNISLSLSIQRNRSYNDTDVNDQSNNIFLLQDDISQKTVNKSIVGKADYELPIGEASKLEAGYRLDVNNNDYNNMVLESTATNPIQTYLGNYSYNAIYKEMFNAFYLQFKSKIGKLGYQLGLRDEISKIDIDYLNLNGLGKTQTKNYNNLFPSVFLSYDIAKDNQFLVNYSRRIDRPRSFFLIPNPSYSDNQNIFDGNIDLNPSYVDSYEFGYSISKKSFTINPTLYYRHSTDDVKMLVYRTNENDLPVFHTKPVNLGTDDRYGLDFNFNWDATKWLRLMGNLDLFGYKTTGSYYDATVMDKPMSFEGSGFSTRARLTSTFKIDKTFNFQLQGFYRGGQKTQSQDRKDMYAINFGASKTVLDGNGTISFNIQDIFNTRAMRSTTYSADFTRDSYMQWQPRQFALSFTYRFKQGEKIDQPKRKKDINSNAAGDDQQAPM; translated from the coding sequence ATGAATCAGACGGAAATCATTAACATTTTTACAAAGAAAACCTTAGGGCTAACTTTTGTACTTTCGGCAGCAGCGCTGGCCTTTGCACAGGAGAAAGTAGGTATTTCCGGGACGGTGGTCAATAAAAATAACCAGCCTGTACCTTACGCTTCTGTTACCTTCAGTAACAAGGCCAATAAATTATTAAGCGATGCTACGCTCACTGATGAGAAGGGGCAATATACGCTGGAGCTTACACCTGGAAATTATGATATCAGCATAGAAGCTATTGATTATAAAAAAGCTGTGGTCAACAAACAGATTGCTGCCGCAGGAAATATCGGAGCTTTTTCTATTGAACCTGAAGCCAGTGCCACTAATCTTAAGACACAGGATATTCAGGCTGTGGTTATTACCGCACCTTCCACAAAGCCTTATAAAGTTGAGCTTGATAAAAGGACATATGATCCGTCGCAGGATATTGTAAGCAGAGGAGGAAACCTTCAGGATGTACTTTCCAATGTACCTTCAGTTTCTGTAGATACAGATGGTACGGTATCCATGAGAGGAAGCTCCAATGTGAAATTCCTGATTAATGGTAAGCCTTCTGCCCTGCTTGGTATCGATGACGGAGCCAATGCGCTGCAAAGTATCCCGGCAGACCAGATTGAAAGGATCGAAGTCATTACCAATCCTTCCTCTAAATTTGAAGCCAGCGGAACTGCCGGTATCCTGAACATTATCCTGAAGAAAAACAAGAAAATGGGCTTCAACGGAAGCGTTACGGGAACACTGGGCTATCTTCCGCAAACTAATATGAACACCAATCTCAGCTGGAGAAAAGGTAAATTTACCTGGTTCCTGAATGGCGGTGGCGGATACAGAGAATCCAAAAATACCAACCGCAATACCAACTGGTTCAACAATGCCGTAGCAGCTACAGACGAAACCTACACAGATCAGGAGTCTATAACGAAGAGCAAAAGCAACAACTATAATGCTTCAGGGGGTTTGACATTTGATATTACAGACCGTACGTCTGTTAACGCATCAGGAACGGTGAGAACTTTTGACAGCGAAAATGATGGCAGAATCAATTATCTTTACCAATACCTTAACACTCCGGATGCCTTCAGGCAGCGACTGAATACGGGAAGCAACAATAACCTTGCATTTCAGGGAGATTTTGGGCTGGACCATAAATTTGATGATAAAGGACAAAATATATCCTTATCCTTAAGCATTCAGAGAAACAGGTCTTATAACGATACGGATGTCAATGACCAATCCAACAACATTTTCCTCTTACAGGATGACATCAGCCAGAAAACCGTTAACAAAAGTATCGTAGGAAAAGCTGACTATGAATTACCTATTGGGGAAGCATCCAAACTTGAAGCAGGGTACAGACTGGATGTCAATAATAATGACTACAACAATATGGTACTGGAAAGTACAGCGACCAATCCCATCCAGACGTATTTAGGCAATTACTCATATAATGCTATATATAAGGAAATGTTTAATGCTTTTTACCTGCAGTTTAAGAGCAAGATAGGCAAGCTGGGCTATCAGTTAGGTTTAAGAGACGAAATTTCCAAGATTGATATTGATTACCTTAACCTAAACGGCCTAGGGAAGACGCAGACAAAAAATTACAACAACCTGTTCCCAAGTGTTTTCTTAAGCTATGACATTGCAAAGGACAATCAGTTCCTGGTTAATTATTCAAGGAGAATTGACCGTCCGCGCTCATTCTTCCTGATTCCTAATCCGAGCTATAGCGATAACCAAAATATCTTTGACGGAAATATTGATCTGAACCCTTCTTATGTGGATTCTTATGAGTTCGGATACAGCATTTCAAAGAAAAGTTTCACCATTAATCCTACCCTATATTACAGACATTCTACTGATGATGTGAAAATGCTGGTATACAGAACGAATGAAAACGATCTGCCTGTTTTCCATACCAAACCTGTCAACCTTGGAACTGATGACCGTTATGGCCTCGATTTCAATTTCAACTGGGATGCCACCAAATGGCTCAGGCTAATGGGTAACCTGGATTTATTCGGGTATAAAACGACAGGCTCCTATTATGATGCAACAGTAATGGATAAACCAATGTCTTTTGAAGGTAGCGGGTTCTCTACCAGAGCAAGGCTTACATCAACATTTAAAATAGACAAAACTTTCAACTTCCAGCTTCAGGGCTTCTACAGAGGAGGACAGAAGACGCAAAGCCAGGACAGAAAAGATATGTATGCCATCAATTTCGGAGCCTCAAAAACAGTACTTGACGGTAACGGAACGATCAGCTTTAACATCCAGGATATTTTCAATACCCGGGCGATGAGATCTACCACCTACTCTGCAGATTTTACCAGAGATTCTTATATGCAATGGCAGCCAAGACAATTTGCCCTCTCTTTTACCTACAGGTTTAAGCAGGGTGAAAAAATTGACCAGCCAAAACGGAAAAAAGATATCAACTCCAATGCAGCGGGTGACGACCAACAGGCACCAATGTAA
- the mltG gene encoding endolytic transglycosylase MltG, whose protein sequence is MKKALLVIILIIFVAGGFFGFRFYSKYYRNNIAKDGYVLISHKADFSKILDSAARYVDNRASFEAVAREKDLEKYFKPGRYHFQKGMGNSALVNMIKAGNQSENSFRIGDFGDVYQMLGKVTKKTEQDSLQFVNGLNGIAIKKGYNNAEDLKKYFFIDTYNFFWTVTPEEFFKKFENQYDEFWNSERKAKEKQSGLNRDQIYALASIVYKESGGKPDEMKRIAGLYLNRYRKGMKLQSDPTVIYAVNKETNFKQPIKRVFFKYLSTPSPYNTYANKGIPPGPICIVDKNSVDAILNAENNNYIFMCADPARLGYHKFTDNAEEHAINAKAYQDWLNSKNIK, encoded by the coding sequence ATGAAAAAAGCTCTTCTCGTTATCATCCTGATTATCTTTGTTGCAGGTGGGTTTTTCGGATTCAGATTTTATTCGAAATACTACAGGAACAATATTGCTAAAGACGGATATGTACTGATTTCGCATAAAGCAGATTTTAGCAAAATCCTGGATTCTGCAGCACGATATGTAGATAACAGAGCATCTTTTGAAGCGGTGGCGCGCGAAAAAGATCTTGAAAAGTATTTCAAGCCGGGACGTTACCATTTTCAGAAAGGTATGGGAAACTCGGCGCTGGTCAATATGATCAAGGCCGGTAACCAGTCTGAGAACAGCTTCAGGATCGGGGATTTCGGCGATGTGTACCAGATGCTGGGGAAAGTAACCAAAAAAACCGAACAGGATTCTCTGCAGTTTGTGAATGGCCTGAACGGAATTGCCATAAAGAAAGGATATAACAATGCTGAGGACCTTAAAAAATATTTTTTTATAGATACCTATAATTTCTTCTGGACCGTTACTCCTGAAGAATTCTTCAAGAAATTCGAAAACCAGTATGATGAATTCTGGAACAGTGAAAGAAAAGCTAAAGAAAAACAATCCGGCCTTAACAGGGATCAGATTTACGCTCTGGCCTCCATCGTCTATAAAGAATCCGGGGGGAAACCTGATGAAATGAAAAGAATTGCAGGCTTGTACCTCAACCGGTACAGGAAAGGGATGAAACTTCAGTCAGATCCTACTGTCATCTATGCTGTTAATAAGGAGACGAATTTTAAGCAACCTATTAAAAGGGTATTTTTTAAATATCTTTCTACCCCGTCGCCATATAATACCTATGCAAATAAAGGTATTCCTCCGGGGCCCATCTGCATCGTGGATAAAAATTCTGTAGATGCTATTTTAAATGCTGAAAACAATAACTATATATTCATGTGTGCCGATCCTGCGAGGCTGGGATACCATAAATTCACAGACAACGCTGAAGAGCATGCCATCAATGCCAAAGCATATCAGGACTGGCTGAATTCTAAAAATATCAAATAA
- the dapF gene encoding diaminopimelate epimerase — MEFYKYQGTGNDFVMIDNRSGEWDGLEISDIRKLCDRRFGIGADGLIKINTAEGYDFEVDYYNSDGSKSFCGNGARCSVAFAFFLDMFEGNCKFVAIDGPHEAEIHNGIVKLKMSDVEVISADGGDMVMDTGSPHYVKYVEDLINYNVFAEGKGIRNSDNYREKGINVNFVEKTEQDEIFVRTYERGVEDETYSCGTGVTAAALTFMQKNNLISVKVKTLGGNLAVHAEKDGNSFRNIWLEGPAKQVFKGKINLI, encoded by the coding sequence ATGGAATTTTATAAATACCAGGGTACAGGAAATGATTTCGTTATGATAGACAACCGTTCCGGTGAATGGGATGGCCTTGAGATTTCGGACATCCGTAAACTTTGTGACCGTCGATTCGGCATTGGTGCAGACGGGCTCATCAAAATCAATACTGCGGAAGGATATGATTTTGAAGTGGATTATTATAATTCAGACGGGTCTAAAAGCTTTTGTGGAAACGGTGCCCGCTGTTCTGTAGCTTTTGCATTCTTCCTGGATATGTTTGAAGGCAATTGTAAATTTGTCGCCATAGACGGACCCCATGAAGCGGAAATCCATAACGGTATTGTAAAACTGAAAATGAGCGACGTGGAAGTAATTTCCGCAGACGGAGGAGATATGGTAATGGATACCGGTTCACCACATTATGTGAAGTATGTGGAAGACCTCATCAACTATAACGTCTTTGCAGAAGGAAAAGGCATCAGGAATTCTGACAATTACAGAGAAAAAGGCATCAACGTCAATTTTGTGGAAAAAACAGAACAGGATGAAATTTTTGTAAGGACCTATGAACGTGGCGTTGAAGATGAAACTTACAGTTGCGGAACCGGAGTTACGGCTGCTGCTTTAACTTTTATGCAAAAAAACAATCTAATCTCTGTAAAAGTAAAAACTCTGGGAGGTAACCTTGCCGTACATGCCGAAAAAGATGGGAACTCTTTCCGGAATATATGGCTTGAAGGTCCTGCAAAACAGGTTTTTAAAGGAAAAATCAATCTTATTTAA
- the pnuC gene encoding nicotinamide riboside transporter PnuC, producing MNAYDLFVKPYESYQTGQIFLEIAGTFFGILSVYFSIKKNIWVYPTGIVSTLIYVYILFQFGLFGDCLINVYYTAMSIYGWILWAKSSQDNIHVEVSWATAKEWLMAGLLFTASLILVTIVYYYKPFIDHQFSMEGVSLGLYHLDWANWMDVFTTSVFLAGMWLMAKRKIENWIFWIIGDLICIPMMIFKGLGITSVQYLVFTIMAVSGYVNWKKSFKEKNDVIL from the coding sequence ATGAATGCATACGATCTATTCGTAAAACCTTATGAAAGCTACCAGACAGGGCAGATCTTTCTGGAAATTGCCGGAACCTTTTTCGGAATCCTGAGTGTCTACTTTTCCATAAAAAAAAATATCTGGGTGTATCCCACCGGTATTGTTTCCACGCTTATCTATGTTTATATCCTTTTCCAGTTCGGGCTCTTCGGAGACTGCCTGATCAATGTATATTACACAGCCATGAGCATCTATGGCTGGATATTATGGGCAAAAAGCTCACAGGATAATATTCATGTAGAGGTAAGCTGGGCCACCGCAAAAGAATGGCTGATGGCAGGATTGCTATTTACAGCCAGCCTGATCCTTGTGACCATAGTATATTATTACAAGCCTTTTATAGACCATCAGTTCTCTATGGAAGGGGTCAGCTTGGGACTTTATCATCTGGACTGGGCCAACTGGATGGACGTATTTACCACATCTGTCTTTTTGGCAGGTATGTGGCTGATGGCTAAAAGAAAGATTGAAAACTGGATATTCTGGATCATTGGAGACCTGATCTGCATTCCTATGATGATTTTTAAAGGTCTGGGAATCACTTCGGTTCAATATTTGGTATTTACTATAATGGCGGTCTCAGGATACGTCAACTGGAAAAAAAGTTTTAAAGAAAAAAATGATGTAATATTATGA
- a CDS encoding APC family permease: MSKIWTKKPMSAFENDMKSSQLKRVLGKWSLTAIGIGAIIGGGIFVLTGTGAYYHAGPALAVSFIIAGIACIFAALCYSEFASILPVEGSAYAYAYGTVGEIFAWIIGWGLILEYAMGSMTVAVSWSGYFNKLLKMFGLHLPEYLTSDPASYTGTGFSMNLPAFVIVLVVIGLLIKGTKEAAKANNLIVMMKVSAVLFVIIAGVFFINTSNWDPFVPAQRMVMEGDQMKEAYGFQGIVSGAAAIFFAYIGFDAVSTQAGEAINPKKDVPFAIIVSLLVCTALYILVSLVLTGMMNYSDFDPHGKYPDAIKAPVAYAFEIAGQGWAGYIITIAATVGLISVLMVMIMGQSRIFLGMSKDGLIPKIFSDVHPVRKTPAKSLMMLGIVIATVAAFTPISKLADMTSFGTLFAFTMVCVAVWILRKKEPQLPRNFKVPALPVIATLGICINVYLIWNLSHEAKLLSMAWLFLGVIIYFTYSLSNSKLHKVGYGETFKAEQEPLQKTDIDL, from the coding sequence ATGTCTAAAATATGGACCAAAAAACCCATGAGCGCTTTCGAGAACGATATGAAAAGCAGTCAGCTCAAAAGGGTACTCGGTAAATGGAGTCTTACAGCGATCGGGATCGGAGCGATTATCGGAGGGGGAATTTTTGTACTGACAGGTACTGGTGCTTATTACCATGCTGGACCTGCATTGGCAGTTTCGTTCATCATTGCCGGCATTGCCTGTATTTTTGCAGCGCTTTGCTATTCTGAGTTTGCCTCTATATTGCCTGTGGAAGGATCTGCCTATGCGTATGCTTACGGAACGGTAGGGGAGATTTTTGCCTGGATTATCGGATGGGGGCTCATTCTGGAATACGCAATGGGATCCATGACGGTTGCCGTATCCTGGTCCGGATATTTCAATAAACTGCTGAAGATGTTCGGTCTTCACCTTCCGGAATATCTTACGTCAGATCCGGCAAGTTATACCGGCACAGGATTTTCCATGAACCTTCCGGCATTTGTTATTGTGCTTGTAGTGATCGGTCTTCTGATCAAAGGGACGAAAGAAGCTGCAAAAGCAAATAACCTGATCGTAATGATGAAAGTATCTGCTGTATTGTTCGTGATCATTGCTGGAGTATTCTTTATCAATACATCAAACTGGGATCCTTTTGTTCCTGCACAGAGAATGGTGATGGAAGGAGACCAGATGAAAGAAGCGTACGGCTTTCAGGGAATTGTTTCCGGAGCTGCTGCCATATTCTTTGCTTATATTGGTTTTGATGCGGTATCTACCCAGGCTGGTGAAGCCATCAATCCTAAAAAAGATGTGCCTTTTGCCATTATTGTTTCTCTTTTGGTGTGTACAGCACTTTACATCCTGGTTTCATTGGTTCTTACGGGGATGATGAATTACAGTGATTTCGATCCTCATGGCAAATATCCGGATGCTATAAAGGCACCGGTAGCTTATGCTTTTGAAATTGCAGGACAAGGCTGGGCTGGATATATTATTACGATTGCTGCAACGGTAGGTTTGATTTCTGTGTTAATGGTAATGATCATGGGGCAATCCAGGATTTTCCTTGGAATGTCCAAAGACGGTCTAATTCCTAAAATATTCAGCGATGTACATCCGGTAAGGAAAACACCGGCAAAAAGCCTTATGATGCTGGGAATTGTTATTGCTACCGTAGCGGCGTTCACACCGATCAGCAAGCTGGCCGATATGACGAGTTTCGGGACCCTTTTTGCATTCACAATGGTTTGTGTAGCGGTATGGATCCTAAGAAAGAAAGAGCCTCAGCTGCCAAGAAACTTTAAAGTTCCTGCATTGCCTGTAATCGCAACCTTGGGAATCTGCATCAATGTATATTTGATCTGGAATCTGAGCCACGAAGCAAAGCTTTTGTCAATGGCATGGCTGTTCCTGGGAGTGATTATCTATTTCACATACAGTTTGAGCAACAGCAAGCTTCATAAAGTAGGCTACGGAGAAACTTTTAAAGCAGAACAGGAACCATTGCAGAAAACAGATATAGATCTATAA
- a CDS encoding WD40/YVTN/BNR-like repeat-containing protein, giving the protein MKKIFPLLCSFLGMAVFSQQVTSFETILNDKISIRALEIYDHKVWYSGTDSKFGFVDLQDPKERKQIRLSDKKLQFRTLGQDKNAFYTINIENPAEFFKISKKDWKHEVVFRDTAKTAFYDALHFVNHQLAFTLSDSDKDNRLKLAVFKNGKWKMFQNNQKLNEGEAAFAASNTNISSTKNYIWIATGGKSSRIIRINLKNDQPEIFSTPFIQGSSSQGIYSIDFADDAFGVAVGGDYTQQEANINNIATTHDGGRTWQIQASGKNAGYMTCVRIRPGSRGKEMIAVGDRHISYSSDYGKSWTKISDEKNLYVCEWTGKDTVVLAGKDRIALLQLRF; this is encoded by the coding sequence ATGAAAAAGATTTTTCCTCTTCTGTGTTCGTTCTTAGGAATGGCTGTGTTTTCTCAACAGGTAACAAGCTTTGAAACCATTTTGAACGATAAGATAAGCATCCGTGCCTTAGAAATCTACGATCACAAAGTCTGGTACAGCGGGACCGACTCTAAGTTTGGGTTCGTAGATTTACAAGACCCGAAAGAACGGAAGCAGATCAGATTGTCTGATAAGAAGCTACAGTTCCGTACCCTGGGACAGGATAAGAACGCATTTTATACCATCAATATCGAAAACCCAGCTGAATTTTTTAAAATCAGTAAAAAAGACTGGAAACATGAAGTCGTATTCAGGGATACGGCAAAAACAGCATTTTACGATGCTTTACACTTTGTCAATCATCAGCTGGCTTTCACCCTGAGTGATTCCGATAAGGATAACCGCTTAAAATTAGCTGTTTTCAAAAACGGGAAATGGAAGATGTTCCAGAATAATCAAAAGCTAAATGAAGGTGAAGCCGCATTTGCCGCCAGTAATACCAATATATCCTCAACAAAAAATTATATATGGATTGCCACCGGGGGCAAATCTTCGAGGATTATCAGGATAAACCTGAAAAACGATCAGCCTGAAATATTCAGTACCCCTTTCATTCAGGGATCATCTTCCCAGGGAATTTATTCCATCGACTTTGCTGACGATGCATTCGGAGTTGCAGTTGGTGGTGATTATACCCAACAGGAGGCGAATATCAACAATATCGCAACAACGCATGATGGAGGAAGGACATGGCAGATCCAGGCATCAGGAAAGAATGCAGGGTATATGACCTGTGTGAGGATCAGGCCGGGTTCAAGAGGAAAGGAGATGATTGCTGTAGGTGACCGGCATATCAGCTACTCTTCAGATTACGGGAAGAGCTGGACCAAAATTTCTGATGAAAAGAATTTGTATGTCTGCGAATGGACCGGTAAAGATACAGTAGTGCTAGCCGGAAAAGATAGGATAGCATTATTGCAACTCAGGTTCTAA